GCCGGGCCCTTGGCGGTGGCGGCGCCCGCGGAGGCCGCGCACAAGGCAGGCGACGTCATCCTCGAGGTGGGGACCACGAAGACGCCGGATGGCGAGCCGCTGCGCTATGAGCTGGGCACGCTCTACGTCCCGGAGAACCGCTCCGCCCCGGGCAGTCGCGTCATCGGCATCGGGTTCGCGCGCATCCGGGCCCAGCGGCCCACTGGGGCACCGCCCATTTTCGTCCTGCCGGGCGGCCCCGGGCGCTCCTACCTGAACGCGTTCACGGACAGCGACGCCGCCGCGCGCACGCAACTCGAGGGGATTCTCCTCTACCGGGCCGCGGGTGACGTGGTGGTGGTGGACCAGCGCGGCTACTCGCCGCGCGGCGAAATCCTGACGATGCCGCGGGTGCCCGAGCCCCTGGACCGGCCCCGCTCGCTGGCCGCGGAGGCGGAGGCCATGGTGAAGCTGGCCCGCGACGCGGTGGCGGCCCATCCCGGCAAGGACCTCTCCGGCTACAACGTCATCGAGTACGCCGAGGACGTCAACGACCTGCGCCGGGCGTTGGGCTATCGCCGCATCACCCTGTCCGGCCAGAGCTTCGGTTCCCAGTGGAGCTTCGCGGTGATGCGGCGCCATCCGGAAATCGTGGCCCGGGCGCTGCTCTCCGGCGTGGAGCCGCTCGACAACAGCTACGACATGCCGTCGCATGTCTTCGCGTCGCTCCAGCGAATCGCCTGGGACGCGGACCACGCTCCTGCCCTCCAGCCCTACCTGCCCGAAGGCGGCGTCATGGCGGCGCTGCGAGCGGTGCGCGAGCGTCTGGCGAACGGCCCCATCCAGGTCAGCGTCAAGACTGGCGAGACCGGGCCGTCTCGGACGGTGATGCTGGGGCTGGAGGACTTCCAGGGCTCGCTGCTCCGCGCGCCTCCGTCCTGGCCTGCCTTCGTCCTTTCCCTCTACCACCGCCACTATGACGACTGGGCGCGCGAGGTCATCGAGCGACGGCAGGACATCAGCTCCCCCGTCCGCATCATCGCGCCGCTCATCGACAGCAGCCTCTCGGTCTCTGCCAGCCGGGGCCATCTGCTGCGCACCGATTCGGGCACGGAGTTCCTCGGCCGCTGGGACTTCGACGCGCTGATGGCCTCCACGGAGGCCTGGCCGACACCGGACATCGGCGATGCGCTGCGCCTGCCCGTGCCCAATCCGGTACCGGTGGTCTTCTTCCATGGCGACTGGGACACGGCGACGCCCATCGACAACACGCTGGGCATCCTGCCCTACTTCCCTAACGGCAAGGCCGTCCTCGTCCACCGAGGCGTCCACCACACGCGAGGTCCTGTCTTCGCACAGGAGCCCGCGGTGCTGGACCAGGTGATTGCCTTCCTCAAAACGGGCGATACCCAAAAGCTGCCCGTGACGGTGTCCTTGCCGGTTCCCGACTTCCAGGTCCCGCCTTTTCCCGCGCCCACCGCACAGGTCCCGTGACCCAGGACTCCCGCGCCCACGATGACCTGGGCGTCGACCTTCATTCTCCCCAGCGGGAATAACATGACGTGCTGCGCCCTCTAAAAGCCGGTGTCGATGGGACGTTCCGCCAGTGCCTCGCCCGAGGTGCTGGCGGCCATGGCGAGGGAAGGCCTTGTCAGAATTGGCCCGAGAGGTCGCTGGTGCCGCCACTGCGGATCTGCTGAATCTCGCGGGCGCCGTCGTTGACGATCTTGTCCGACATGTTCTGGAACATCGACGGAGGGCCGCCCCAGGCGTCGTTCTTCAGGGACTCGCTGAGGTGATTCAGCCGGTCCTGGGTCTTGGTCTTGACCTGCTCGACCTGCAGCGCCTCCCTCGTCATCGGAAGCGTGGCTTCCGGCAGCGCGAGATCCTGGGGGAACTCCGGGAGACGCTCGAAGGACTGCGGAGAGTTCGGGGAACGTGTTAGCTCCAAGCGCTCCAGGGCGGGATGGAGGGCAGCACCGCCATTGCGGATCTGCTGAATCTCGCGGGCACCGTCGTTGACGATCTTGTCCGACATGTTCTGGAACATCGACGGGGGCCCACCCCAGGCATCGTTCTTCAGGGAGTTGCTGAGGTGGTTCAGCCGGTCCTGGGTCTTGGTCTTGACCTGTTCGACCTGCAGCGCCTCCCTTGTCATCGGAAGCGTGGCGGTGCTCCCCGCGGCAGAAGGGGTGGAGAGGGTATCGGAGGGCCGGGTCACGACGGGCTGAGGAGAGGGGGCGATGCGCATGACGAGCTCCGGAAGAAAATCGGCGTGGAAGGGGGTGTGTGTCAGTACATTCGCTCCTGTTGCATCCCCCATGCCTGGAAGGCGAGGTGCAGTGCGCCCCAGACAATCCTCATCGATTTCAAGGCTTTATGAATTCAAAGCCGCC
This window of the Stigmatella erecta genome carries:
- a CDS encoding alpha/beta hydrolase, giving the protein MRYRSPQETTLDIESTASQGKWGWPVLLAVIAGPLAVAAPAEAAHKAGDVILEVGTTKTPDGEPLRYELGTLYVPENRSAPGSRVIGIGFARIRAQRPTGAPPIFVLPGGPGRSYLNAFTDSDAAARTQLEGILLYRAAGDVVVVDQRGYSPRGEILTMPRVPEPLDRPRSLAAEAEAMVKLARDAVAAHPGKDLSGYNVIEYAEDVNDLRRALGYRRITLSGQSFGSQWSFAVMRRHPEIVARALLSGVEPLDNSYDMPSHVFASLQRIAWDADHAPALQPYLPEGGVMAALRAVRERLANGPIQVSVKTGETGPSRTVMLGLEDFQGSLLRAPPSWPAFVLSLYHRHYDDWAREVIERRQDISSPVRIIAPLIDSSLSVSASRGHLLRTDSGTEFLGRWDFDALMASTEAWPTPDIGDALRLPVPNPVPVVFFHGDWDTATPIDNTLGILPYFPNGKAVLVHRGVHHTRGPVFAQEPAVLDQVIAFLKTGDTQKLPVTVSLPVPDFQVPPFPAPTAQVP